From the genome of Arthrobacter alpinus, one region includes:
- a CDS encoding cell division protein FtsQ/DivIB translates to MVEPRRPRIIRSRPGATPASGAAVPAPTNPARTGTVRSTSGKVTLTPLAGESPAFGDGSEPGPALVPEATTPEDLDATSSPGTPVPGSAAATKRVSGKVSVSAIGENAESPSNSSPAGGKPATRAKSTAPVHKSRFKAPFSRGKPDQDSPGGARDGAPGAPDGGARKPVEEPGARILAFPVPLHKRRRKRVLLTAAGLATVLALVMAVLLFSPALAVKTITFDGQKLVADATLQAVVAPLINKPLPQVTQGEVTAMLAEVPQIKSSSIEARPPSTLLIHVVERIPVALLKSGDEFILVDQDGVKLGATTDPASVSVPLIDGGTAVIGKDTFVAITAVLATLPQSVLSMLASASATSPDAVELQLADGRVVVWGNASDMELKAQVLDALLTAPAPTAAPGKPEPAPVKVYDVSAPRHPVTR, encoded by the coding sequence ATGGTTGAGCCGCGGCGCCCACGCATCATCCGCTCCCGGCCCGGGGCAACGCCGGCGTCAGGCGCCGCGGTGCCCGCCCCCACCAATCCAGCACGCACCGGCACTGTCCGGAGCACCAGCGGCAAGGTCACGCTCACGCCGCTGGCCGGTGAATCCCCGGCTTTTGGGGATGGGTCAGAGCCTGGTCCCGCCTTAGTTCCGGAGGCCACGACACCTGAGGACCTCGATGCCACCTCCTCACCGGGGACCCCAGTGCCGGGGAGTGCCGCTGCCACCAAACGAGTCAGTGGCAAGGTGTCGGTCTCTGCCATAGGCGAGAACGCCGAGTCTCCCAGCAATTCGTCGCCCGCCGGAGGCAAACCGGCCACGAGGGCCAAGTCCACCGCGCCGGTCCACAAGAGTCGCTTCAAAGCGCCTTTTTCCCGAGGCAAACCGGACCAGGATTCTCCAGGTGGCGCTCGCGACGGAGCTCCAGGAGCTCCCGACGGCGGCGCTAGGAAACCAGTAGAGGAGCCCGGTGCCCGGATACTGGCGTTCCCCGTGCCTTTGCACAAGCGGCGCAGGAAGCGGGTGCTGCTCACCGCGGCTGGCCTGGCTACCGTGTTGGCGCTGGTGATGGCCGTGTTGCTCTTTTCGCCGGCCCTGGCCGTGAAAACCATCACCTTTGACGGTCAGAAGCTGGTGGCTGATGCCACGCTCCAAGCGGTCGTCGCGCCCTTGATCAACAAACCCCTGCCGCAAGTGACCCAGGGGGAGGTGACGGCCATGTTGGCGGAAGTACCGCAGATCAAGAGCTCGAGCATTGAGGCCCGGCCGCCATCTACCTTGCTCATCCATGTGGTGGAGCGCATTCCCGTGGCACTGCTCAAGAGCGGTGACGAGTTCATTTTGGTGGACCAGGACGGGGTGAAGCTCGGCGCCACCACCGACCCTGCCAGTGTGTCCGTGCCACTCATTGACGGCGGCACCGCGGTCATCGGGAAAGACACCTTCGTCGCCATCACGGCGGTGCTGGCGACATTGCCTCAATCGGTGCTGAGCATGCTGGCCAGTGCCAGCGCCACCTCCCCGGATGCTGTCGAGCTGCAACTTGCCGACGGCCGGGTGGTTGTGTGGGGTAACGCCTCGGATATGGAGCTCAAGGCCCAGGTTTTGGATGCCCTGTTGACGGCGCCCGCGCCGACGGCGGCACCTGGCAAGCCTGAGCCGGCGCCCGTGAAGGTGTACGACGTTAGCGCACCCCGACATCCTGTGACACGCTAG
- the ftsZ gene encoding cell division protein FtsZ — translation MAAPQNYLAVIKVVGIGGGGVNAVNRMIDVGLRGVEFIAINTDAQALLMSDADVKLDVGRELTRGLGAGANPDVGRQAAEDHQDEIEEVLRGADMVFVTAGEGGGTGTGGAPVVARIARTLGALTIGVVTRPFTFEGRRRATSADSGIEALRDEVDTLIVIPNDRLLSISDRNVSVLEAFRSADQVLLSGVQGITDLITTPGLINLDFADVKSVMQGAGSALMGIGSARGEDRAVKAAELAIASPLLEASIDGAHGVLLSIQGGSDLGLFEINEAARLVQEVAHPEANIIFGAVIDDALGDEVRVTVIAAGFDTPDTAAESKENAATPVAPPVPAAVPSSGATVTNLNQWGQQSTSHVPNDGGFDVELPAIVEPDLTGHRADDLDVPDFLK, via the coding sequence GTGGCAGCACCCCAGAACTACTTGGCAGTCATCAAGGTCGTCGGCATTGGCGGTGGCGGCGTAAATGCAGTGAACCGCATGATTGACGTGGGCTTGCGCGGCGTTGAGTTCATCGCCATCAACACTGACGCCCAAGCCTTGTTGATGAGTGACGCAGACGTCAAGCTCGACGTCGGACGGGAACTAACTCGCGGCCTCGGCGCCGGAGCCAACCCCGACGTCGGACGCCAGGCGGCAGAAGACCACCAGGACGAGATCGAAGAGGTCCTTCGCGGCGCCGACATGGTCTTCGTGACAGCCGGTGAAGGCGGCGGCACAGGAACAGGTGGTGCGCCCGTCGTTGCCCGCATCGCCCGCACCCTCGGAGCACTGACCATCGGTGTGGTCACCCGTCCTTTCACCTTTGAGGGCCGCCGCCGCGCCACCAGTGCCGACAGTGGCATTGAGGCACTGCGTGACGAGGTGGACACGTTGATTGTGATCCCCAACGACCGACTTCTTTCCATCAGTGACCGCAACGTCTCCGTCCTTGAGGCGTTCCGTTCAGCTGACCAGGTGCTGCTGTCTGGTGTCCAGGGCATCACTGACCTCATCACCACCCCCGGCCTGATCAACCTCGACTTTGCCGATGTGAAGTCAGTGATGCAGGGTGCCGGCTCCGCCCTGATGGGCATTGGTTCGGCCCGTGGTGAGGACCGCGCCGTGAAGGCTGCGGAACTGGCCATCGCCTCCCCGTTGCTGGAAGCCTCGATTGACGGCGCCCATGGAGTGCTGCTGTCCATCCAGGGTGGCTCCGACCTTGGGTTGTTTGAAATCAACGAGGCCGCCCGTCTGGTGCAAGAAGTTGCCCACCCCGAGGCGAATATCATCTTCGGTGCCGTCATTGACGACGCCCTGGGCGACGAGGTCCGTGTCACTGTCATCGCCGCAGGCTTCGATACTCCCGACACCGCCGCCGAATCCAAGGAGAATGCGGCAACGCCCGTAGCTCCTCCAGTTCCGGCCGCTGTGCCCTCCTCGGGCGCAACGGTGACGAATCTGAACCAGTGGGGCCAGCAGTCCACCTCCCACGTGCCTAACGACGGCGGTTTCGACGTTGAACTGCCTGCCATCGTGGAGCCAGATCTCACCGGTCACCGTGCCGACGATCTGGATGTGCCCGACTTCCTCAAGTAA
- a CDS encoding polyphenol oxidase family protein → MGFTDSGVGNLAFHVGDDPVPVTARRQALDAHVTALTASTVPLHLRYMDQVHGNQVALVEATEPPPAVMVPTADALVTHSASLAVMVADCVPVVLAGTCADGSPVLGVAHAGRPGVESGIVQATVGELRAAGAVTLHAWVGPSVCGRCYEVPEAMRTAVAAVEPAAYSTTAWGTPALDLPAAVVAQLGALEVPVRVMGVCTLEHLGFFSHRRAVRDGETEGRFVGFAVMARNGAPQPL, encoded by the coding sequence GTGGGTTTCACCGACTCCGGTGTCGGCAACCTGGCCTTTCATGTTGGGGATGACCCCGTCCCTGTCACCGCCCGGCGTCAAGCCCTAGATGCGCACGTCACCGCGTTGACAGCCTCCACCGTGCCGCTGCACCTGCGCTACATGGATCAGGTGCACGGGAACCAAGTGGCGCTAGTAGAGGCCACCGAACCGCCACCTGCGGTCATGGTCCCCACGGCGGACGCGCTGGTGACCCACTCAGCCAGTCTTGCGGTGATGGTGGCCGACTGTGTTCCCGTGGTCCTTGCCGGCACCTGTGCGGACGGGAGCCCTGTGCTGGGGGTGGCCCATGCCGGGCGCCCCGGGGTGGAATCCGGAATTGTCCAAGCCACCGTCGGGGAGCTGCGGGCCGCAGGCGCCGTAACGCTGCATGCCTGGGTGGGGCCCAGCGTCTGTGGGCGCTGCTACGAGGTGCCAGAGGCCATGCGTACGGCTGTGGCAGCCGTGGAGCCGGCAGCCTACTCCACCACCGCATGGGGGACCCCGGCGCTGGACCTGCCGGCCGCCGTCGTCGCCCAATTAGGTGCCCTTGAGGTGCCTGTTCGCGTCATGGGCGTGTGCACCCTGGAACACCTTGGGTTCTTCTCGCACCGCCGTGCCGTCAGGGACGGCGAAACCGAGGGGCGGTTTGTGGGGTTCGCGGTGATGGCCCGCAACGGCGCTCCGCAGCCTCTTTGA
- a CDS encoding YggS family pyridoxal phosphate-dependent enzyme, translated as MNAPDARALALAHNLEQVTARIDRATAAAGRVRTPTLIVVTKFHPALDVQRLRALGVRDVGENRDQEAAAKALDVADDSLRWHFIGQLQTNKAKSVVQYAHSVHSLDRASVIGALDKAMSAQQEHDGRAALECFIQVDLSGTSTDGAPDTGAGPSGRGGAAPAQVLHLADLVAATAGLELAGVMAVAPLGVDAGAAFELLAGISSDLVRQHPHAVGISAGMSQDLEQAIDAGATHLRVGSDILGPRPGVG; from the coding sequence ATGAACGCTCCGGACGCCCGCGCCCTTGCACTGGCACACAACCTCGAGCAGGTCACCGCGCGCATCGACCGTGCCACCGCGGCGGCGGGCCGCGTGCGCACGCCCACCCTGATAGTCGTCACGAAATTCCACCCGGCGCTTGACGTTCAACGGCTGCGGGCACTCGGGGTCAGGGACGTCGGGGAGAACCGTGATCAAGAGGCGGCAGCCAAGGCCCTGGACGTTGCCGACGACTCGCTACGCTGGCACTTCATCGGCCAACTCCAAACGAACAAGGCCAAGTCGGTGGTGCAATACGCCCACTCGGTGCATTCCCTAGACAGGGCGTCGGTCATTGGTGCTCTGGACAAGGCCATGTCGGCCCAGCAGGAGCACGACGGCCGCGCGGCCTTGGAGTGCTTCATTCAGGTAGACCTTTCCGGGACGTCGACGGATGGGGCGCCGGACACGGGAGCTGGCCCGAGCGGCCGTGGCGGGGCAGCACCTGCACAAGTCCTGCACCTGGCCGACCTTGTGGCGGCCACGGCGGGGCTGGAACTAGCCGGCGTCATGGCCGTTGCCCCGTTGGGTGTGGACGCCGGTGCGGCCTTTGAACTATTGGCAGGCATTTCCTCCGACCTAGTCCGCCAGCACCCACACGCTGTTGGAATCTCTGCTGGCATGAGCCAGGACTTGGAGCAAGCGATCGACGCCGGTGCGACACACCTGCGTGTCGGTTCCGATATACTCGGCCCGCGTCCTGGTGTGGGGTAG